A stretch of the Bacillus anthracis str. Vollum genome encodes the following:
- the rpsJ gene encoding 30S ribosomal protein S10 — translation MAKEKIRIRLKAYDHRILDQSADKIVETAKRSGATVSGPIPLPTEKTVYTILRAVHKYKDSREQFEMRTHKRLIDIVSPTPQTVDSLMRLDLPSGVDIEIKL, via the coding sequence ATGGCAAAAGAAAAAATTCGTATCCGTTTAAAAGCTTACGATCACCGTATTCTTGATCAGTCTGCTGACAAAATTGTAGAAACAGCTAAGCGTTCTGGGGCAACAGTTTCTGGTCCGATCCCATTACCAACTGAAAAAACTGTTTACACAATTCTTCGTGCTGTTCATAAGTACAAAGATTCTCGTGAGCAATTCGAAATGCGTACGCACAAACGTCTAATCGACATCGTGAGTCCTACTCCACAAACAGTAGATTCATTAATGCGTTTAGACTTACCATCTGGTGTAGATATCGAAATCAAACTATAA
- the rplC gene encoding 50S ribosomal protein L3 → MTKGILGRKIGMTQVFAENGELIPVTVIAANPNVVLQKKTTETDGYNAIQLGFEDKREKLTNKPEQGHTAKASTTPKRFIREIRDADVDGLEVGQEVKVDVFATGEIVDVTGISKGKGFQGVIKRHGQSRGPMSHGSRYHRRPGSMGPVAPNRVFKGKKLAGRMGGDQVTIQNLEIVQVDTERNLLLVKGNVPGAKKSLVVVQGAVKVSK, encoded by the coding sequence ATGACCAAAGGAATCTTAGGAAGAAAGATCGGTATGACTCAAGTATTTGCTGAGAACGGTGAGTTAATCCCAGTAACAGTTATCGCTGCTAATCCAAACGTTGTTCTTCAAAAGAAAACAACTGAAACTGATGGCTACAACGCAATCCAGTTAGGATTTGAAGATAAACGTGAAAAGTTAACTAACAAACCTGAACAAGGCCACACTGCTAAAGCATCTACAACTCCTAAGCGCTTCATTCGCGAAATCCGCGATGCAGACGTGGACGGATTAGAGGTTGGTCAAGAGGTAAAAGTTGACGTATTCGCTACAGGTGAAATCGTTGATGTAACAGGAATTTCTAAAGGTAAAGGTTTCCAAGGTGTTATCAAACGCCACGGACAATCTCGCGGACCTATGTCTCATGGTTCTCGCTATCACCGTCGTCCAGGTTCAATGGGCCCAGTTGCTCCGAACCGTGTATTCAAAGGCAAAAAACTTGCTGGACGTATGGGTGGAGACCAAGTTACTATCCAAAACTTAGAAATCGTTCAAGTTGACACTGAGCGCAACTTATTATTAGTAAAAGGTAACGTTCCAGGTGCTAAGAAATCTCTTGTAGTTGTTCAAGGCGCTGTGAAGGTTAGCAAATAA